The Ruficoccus amylovorans region CGCCTTTAACCTGTTGGAGAACCGCCAGCCGGTGGACATTATTCTGTTGGATTCGGACATCTCCCAGCTCAACAGCCCGGATATTGGACGAAAAATTCGCGCACTCCCTGGCCTTGGAGAAATACCCATAACACTCATTTGCTCGACCGTCTGCAATGGCTGCGCGGATGTCTTTCAGGCCGTCCTGAGCAAGCCGGTCAATATGCCGCTGCTGCGCACGCACCTGGAGCGTATCATCAGGTCGAGTCCGGCCTCACCGCCACCGGCACAATCCGCCCCTCCGCAAATAACGCTGGATTACGATACCGGGGTGCGCCAGCCCCTGCGAATCCTGCTGGCCGAAGATAACCTCGTAAATCAGAAAGTCGCCAGCCTGATCCTCAACCGCTTCGGCTACACCGTCGATATCGCAAACAACGGCAAAGAAGCCGTCGAAGCCGTTGCGCATACCCCGTACGAGGTGGTCCTGATGGACGTCCAAATGCCCGAGGTGGACGGCTATGAAGCCACTCGCCGCATCCGCCAGCAACAAAGTGCACGCCGCCCCTACATCATCGCCCTGACGGCCGGAGCCATGCAAGGCGACCGCGAGGCCGCGATCGAGGCGGGCATGGACGATTATCTGAGCAAACCGGTCAAGCAAAAGTCTCTGCTGGAGGCCTTGAGCCGTGCCTACCAGGCCATCCATACCTGATGCATCTCTCACAGGATCAAAATCGGTGCAGCGGTCGATGATGAGTGGCATTTCAGAGCGTGATAAGGCGGAGGTGTTTTTATTTTTTTCTCCGCTTACGGGTTGCGCAAAAGGAAGGCATTCCCCAATCTCGCGGCATGAAAGTACTTGTTGTGGGGGGAGCCGGTTATATTGGCAGCCATTGCGTGCGGCAACTCGTTGCCGCCGGGCATCAGCCGGTCGTTCTGGACAATCTGGTCTTTGGCCACCGTGCCGCGGTCGCCGGGAATATTCCGTTCTACACGGACAACCTCGGCGACAAGGAAGCCGTTCGGGCCATCCTCAAAAAGGAAGGCATCGAACTGGTCATGCACTTCGCCGCCTACGCCTACGTGGGCGAGTCGGTGGACAAGCCGCTCAAGTACTACGATAACAACCTCGTGGCCACCCTGCGGCTGCTCGAAACCATGCTGGAGGAGAACGTGAAAAAGTTCGTCTTCTCCTCGACCTGCGCCACCTACGGCGTCCCTGCCGGACTGCCCATTGTCGAGACGATGCCTCAGGCTCCGATCAACCCCTACGGCCAGACCAAGCTCGACGTGGAAAATGCCCTCAAGGCCCTCGCTCACGCGCACGGGTTGAGCTTCGCGGCCTTCCGCTACTTTAACGCCGCGGGCGCGGCGACTGATGGCTCCATCGGCGAGGACCACAACCCGGAGACGCACCTCATCCCGCTCATCATCGACGCGGCTCTGGGTAAGCGCGAAAGCATCAAAATTTTCGGTACCGACTACGATACGCCCGACGGCACCTGCCTGCGTGATTACGTCCACGTGGATGACCTTTCGCGCGCCCATATCGCCGTCTTTGACAAACTCGGCCACCCCGGCACCGGCCTTTTCTACAACCTCGGCACCGGCACGCCCTACAGCGTGCGCGAAGTCATAGACGCGGTGGAAAAAGTCTCCGGCAAAAAGGTCAAGGTGGTCGAGGATGTGCGCCGTCCCGGCGACCCGCCCGCGCTCTACGCTGACTCAAGCAAGGCCAAGACCGAACTGGGCTGGAAGGTCGAGTTCGACAGTGTGGAGAAGATTGTCGAAACCGCCTGGAACTGGCACTCGACCCATCCCAACGGCTTCGCCGACCGCTGACCGGGCTACTCCCGGTAGCGCTCCGGCTGGAGCAGCATACAGGGGCATTGCCCTCTGCGGATCCAGAACGGCTCCGCTCCCCGACAGCGTCCCTGACCCAGCAGGAGTCCAGAGCGTGTCGTTCGTCGCTGCCGCCTTCGGAACGGGATGTCTGCCTTTAGATCGTTTTTTTTATAACCACGCAGCGTCTTTCATCAGCCCAAGTCCAGAGCCTCATTTAAGAGCCCCGACAAGGCAGCCCACACCCAGGAAACGTCACGTGTCTACCCGAAGTAGGCGCGCAGGGCGGCGCAGACCGTGTCCTGCTGCTCCAGCGTCATGGTCGGGAACATCGGCAGGTTGACCGCTTCGCGGGCGGCGCGTTCGGCGGCGGGGAGGCTGCCCTCCTTGTAGCCCAGGTCGGCGTAGCAGGGTTGCAGGTGCATGGCGCGCGGATAGTGGTTGGAGGTGCCGACGCCCTGCTCCTTGAGCGTGGCAATCAGCTTGTCACGTTCGGGCGCAAGCACGGTGTAAAGGTGGTAAACGCTCTCGCAGCCCTCAGCCTCGCGGGGCAGTTGCAGCGGCAGTCCGTCGAGCAACTCGTGATAGCGGTGGGCCAGGCGGCGGCGGGCCTCGGTCCAACCTTCGAGGTTGGGCAGGAGCACACCGAGGACGGCTCCCTGAATCGCCTCCATCCGGTAGTTGTATCCGACTTCCTCGTGAAAATAGCGCACCGTCGAGCCGTGATTGCGCAGCGAACGGCCACGGGCGGCCAGCTTGTCGCAATCAGTCGTGAGCGCCCCACCCTCGCCCGCGCAAGGCAGGTTCTTGGTCGGGTAAAAGCTGAAACAGCCCATGTCGCCGATTGCTCCCACGCGCTTGCCCTTGTAACGGGCTCCGTGAGCCTGGGCCGCGTCTTCGATCAGCGCGAGATCATGCTTTTGGCAAATGGCCTTGAGCGCGTCCATTTCGCAGGGGTGCCCGTAAAGGTGGACGGCTACGATAGCCTTGGTACGCGGGGTGACAGCCGCCTCGACCGCTGCCGGGTCGATACAGAAAGTGGCCGGGTCAATATCCACAAAAACCGGGGTCGCTCCCTGATAGGACGCGCACCAGGCCGAGGAAGCGAAGGTGTAAGGGGTGGTGATGACCTCGTCGCCCGGCCCGATGTCGAGCAGGCGCGTAGCCAGGTGGAGTGCGGAGGTGCCGCTGTTGACCCCGATGCAGTGGGCCGACTCGCTGTAGGCGGCGAAGGCCTCTTCAAACGCTTCGACTTTCGGGCCGAGCACGTAATGGCACGAGTCGATGACTTCGGCCACGGCGGCGGCGATAGCCTCGCGGTGCGGGGAAAGCAGGGATTGAAGGTCCAGCGGCGGTACGAACGGTTGGCTCATAAAACCGCCCATTCTGACCGCCGACACCACTCCGGTCAAGGCAGGACAGGGCGAAGCCCTTGAACCGTGATCCTTCGGGTCACTGATGACTCTGCCAACGCGGAGTCATGGGCCACGCCGGCTCAAACGAACTTCGCCCATCCCGCGTCTTTAGAGGGCGAAACCTGCGGCAACATTACCATAGACAGTGACGCGCAGGGAGCCATGCCCCCTTGCTATCCAGCGCGGCCACGCGCCCGGCTACTTTAGGAAATACTCCCAACCGTCCTCGCGCTCATCTGCGGGAATGGTCTGGACAAAGGGCCGATAGCGCGGGCGGTCGGGCTTGCGGTTGAGGTGCATCCCGGCCTGGTGTGGCAGGCGGTTGGCCTTGCGGGTGTTGCACCTGATGCACGAGGTGACGATGTTTTCCCAGGTCGTGCGCCCGCCCATGTCGCGCGGTATAATGTGGTCGAGGTTCAGTTCGCGCTCGTGGAAATGCCCGCCGCAGTACTGGCACACGTGCCCGTCGCGCTCGAAGACATTCTGCCGGTTAAACTTCACTTCCTTGGTCGGCACCTTGTCGTACTGGCGAAGGAGCATGACCCCCGGCAGACGCAAGCGCAGCCGGACTGTATGGATGGCGTCGGCATCGTGTGCGGGCGGGTTGGCCAGCGAGTAGTCGATCCACTGCTCGGCGTCGAGGATGTTGAAGTTTCCGTCCGAGGTATCAATCACCTGGGCGTGCTCCTGCATGAGGAGGCTCAGCGCCCGTTTGACGCCGACGATATTGACAGCTTGCCAGAGGCGGTTGAGAACCAAGACCCTTCTGGACAGCGTGTCATTCATAGGTTGGCACCTTCGATAAGCTGCCCCTGTGAATAAGTCAAAGAAAATCTTTCCCGTCACCGCATCGTGACAGTTTTTATGCGGGCTGAGCGCCTACCCGCTTTTTTTTCCCTCTGGGAATAACTCCTCCCGGCATCTCAACGCACCCACTTCCAAGAAAATCCAGTGTGCGACTTCCGGGGCAGCGGCCTTTCTGGCCGCGATGGGCAAGCATCGAGGGTGAAGGGCATGCCCTTCAGTAGCTGCGGCCTTCTTTTTTCTCGTAGTAGTAGATGTAGGCGCGGTTGACCACGGCCATGCCGCCGGGGGTCGGATAGTCCCCGGTGAAGTACCAGTCGCCGCTGTTGAGCGGGCAGGAGGCGTGGAGGTTGTCAATCGTCTGGTAGAGGACCTGAACCTCGCCTTTCCATCCGTTTTTCTTCGGTGTGACCAATTGCGCGATCTTGGCCGAAATCTGCTCGTCGGTGAAGGGCTCGTAAAGGCGTTTGACGCAATTGCGGACTTCTTCGGCGGGCTTCTCCAGCTCGCTCACGCACTCGGCGTAAATTTCCTGAAGAATGGCCTCGTTGCCGCTTTCGCGATTCAGCTCGACGGCGGCCTGGAAGGCGATGAACTTGCCCAGCTCGGACATGTCAATCCCGTAGCAGTCCGGGTAGCGGATCTGCGGAGCGGTCGAGGCGATGATGATCTTTTTCGGATTGGTCTTGGAAAGGATGCGGATGATCGAACGCTTGAGCGTCGTGCCGCGCACGATGGAGTCGTCCACCACCACAAGGTAGTCCTCGGGCTCCACCACCCCGTAGGTGATGTCATAGACGTGGGAGGCCATCTGCACGCGGTTTTTCTCCTGTGAGATAAAGGTGCGCAGCTTGATGTCCTTGTGGGCGATTTTTTCCATCCGCAGCCACTTATCGGCGAGGATTCTCTCAATCGCGTCGCGGTCGAGGCGGCCCTCTTCCTGGGCCTGGAGGATGTCGTCCACGTAGTGCTGGCGGCAGCGGCGGCGCATCTCATCGACCAGCCCGTAGTAGGCGATCTCGGCGGTGTTGGGCACGAAGCTGAAAACGCTGTGCGAGATGTCGCCGTGCACAGCCTCGATCACCTGGTCGGCGAGTGCTCCGCCGAGGGCCTTGCGCTCGGCGTAGATTTCCGGGTCATTGCCCCGGGAGAAGTAAATCCGCTCAAAGGAGCAACTGCGGCGCTCCAGCGGGACCATGACCTGTTTCTCGTAAAACTCGCCCGTGTTCTTGACCACGACGGCGTGGCCGGGGCGGACTTCGTTGACCTCGTCAGCGGTTTTCTCGAAAATAGTCATCAGGGCGACGCGCTCGGAGGCCATCGCCACGACCTCGTCGTCCTGGAAGAAATAGGCCGGGCGGATGCCGTGCGGGTCGCGCAGAAGGAAGGCGTCGCCGTTGCCGATGAGCCCGCCAAAGGCATAGCCGCCGTCCCAGTCGCGGGAGGCCTCGGCCAGGATGTCCGCCGGTTCGAGCTTTTGGCTGATGGTGCCCGCGATCTCATCATTGGGGACGTTGCGGTCGCGCAACTCGTGGTAAAGCCGGGTGTGCTCCTCGTCCAGATGATAGCCGATCTCCTCCAGCACGGTCTGGGTGTCGGTGTCGAAGATGGGATGAGCCCCGCGCCCGATCAGCCGCTCGTTAAGCTGATCGACATTGGTCATGTTAAAGTTACCCGCCAGCATGAGGTTGCGGGTCGGCCAAGGACTCTTGCGGAAATACGGCTGGCAAACGGCCTTGTCGTAGCCACCGGAAGTGCCGTAGCGCAGATGCCCGATGAGCACCTCGGCCCCGAAGGGCCAATGCTCCTTCACCGTCCAGGGGAACTCCGGCACGATGATGTTACGCTCAAGCAGGTCGTTGTAGAGCTTGAGCTGCTTGCTGATTACCTTGGAAATCGGGTTGCGGCTGTTATCGCGCTCGCGGAACATGTAGGCCTCGCCTGGGGGCATCCCGAGCTTGACCGCGCCGATCCCGGCTCCGTCCTGCCCGCGGTTGTGCTGCTTTTCCATCAGCAGGAACAGCTTGTTAAAACCCCACAGCACGCTCCCGTACTTCTCCTGATAGTAACTCAGCGGCTTGAGCAGCCGTACGATGGCGATCCCGCACTCGTGTTTGATCAACTCGGACATCGGAAGTAAAGCCCCGGAAGATTACCCCGCCCCGTCCACCTTGCAACGAAATAGACACATTTGCCCGGAGAAAACCCCGTATCCCGCTTCCAGTGGGGGTTCGCCGGGTTGATGGCGTGCCTGGGCCGTCCGCACCCGCGGCGCAAGGCCGCACGGGACAACGAGCAACCGGACCTCCGGCCCAGAACGGGCACTACTGCTCAATCCTGGGCGTAAACGCGGGTGTTTTCTTCGGGTTCCTCGTCCTTTTCCTCGAAGTCCGGAAAGAGGAAACCCGTGAACTCCTCCGCCGTGGTCGGGACCGAGCCGGTCCCCTCCATCTCGGGGCGGGACCAGGCAAGATGCCCCTCCTCAGCGCGGACGAGGAGCAGTCCCTCGCTGTCACGGAAAAAAAGTTCCGGGGCGGTGTGGGTGCCGAGCCCGATGGAGGATTCGCGAAGGTCTTCGAGCAGGTCGAGCAGATCGTCGGCGTCCACCCGGCGGGCAAACGGCTGGTCCCCCTTGCGGGGCGTGCGCATATCTTCCTCCAGATAGCGGATATTGACTTCAAGCATAGGGATAAAAAGGGAATGACGGGGGAAAGCCCCCTGTTACTAGAGTAAAGATACCCCTGTCCCCGACTCCAACAAGTCGAATCCCCACTTCCCGCGCAGGTTGACATTTTTTTGACTGCTTTGCCCCGGTATCGACACACGCGGTCACTCCACTGCCGTCCCAAGGGGGCCAACCATCGCTCTTTTATCATCCTTCCTGTTATATAAAGAACACGCCGGGCGCGGTGGGCAATTTTCATTCGGGTATAGACTGGACAGCGCGTGACGAATGCCGATGATGGGGCGCCATGCGGGTGGCAATCCTACAGTTTCCCGGCTCCAACTGCGATACCGACGCACTCCACGCCATGCGGGATGTGCTCGAAGTGGACGCCCAACTAGTCTGGCACAAGGAAGACTCCCTCTCGGGGTACGACGCGGTCGTGCTCCCGGGCGGCTTCTCCTACGGCGATTATCTGCGTTGCGGCGCGATCGCACGTTTCTCGCCCGTGATGGCGGCGCTGAAGGACTTCGCCGAGGCTGGCGGGCCGGTCATCGGCATCTGCAACGGCTTCCAGATCCTCTGCGAGGCCGGGCTCCTGCCCGGAGCGCTCGTGCGCAACACCGGACTGGAATTCCGCTGCCTGACCTCCGAACTGGTCGTCGAGGCCAGCAACGAGTACTTTAATCCGGAAAAACTCGGCTCGCGCATCCACATCCCCATCGCCCACGGCGAGGGTAACTACCGGATCGACGCCGAGGGACTCGAAAAGCTGGAGGCAAACAAGCAGGTGCTTTTCCGCTACGCGGAGAACCCGAATGGCTCCCTCAACGACATTGCGGGCATCCGCTCCGAGCGTGGCAACGTCATCGGCATGATGCCCCACCCCGAGCGCGCCGTCGAGGCGTTCATGCCCAGTTGCGACGGGGTGCCGGTCCTGCGGGCCTTCCTCGAACTGGCCGCCGTCGCCCCCTGAGTCATGCACCGGGGCATGGGATGCGCCGGGCTGGTCTGCGGGGTCTTCGGGCTGGCCGCCGGCTTGAGCGCGCTGTTTTTCAACTACTTCGTCTCGCCCGGGCTCGACTACGACAGCCCGCTCAACGACCTGACGACCGTCTTCTGGCTCTTCAACACACTCTTGATCGGGCTGGCCGTGTGCTTCGTCTCCGGCGGACTCATGATGAAGGACAGCCCCGCCGACAAGGCTCCCGCTCCCGGCGCACCGCCGCCGCTGCCCGTCAAACCCCAACCGGCCCCGGTAGCCTTTACTCCGGCCCGGTCGGTCCCCGCCCAACCGGTTCAGACGCCGACGCAGGCTTCGAGCGCTCCGCCCGCCCTTCCCTCCGAAGACGCTGCGACGGCTGCGTCGCCCACCACCGAACAAACGCCGCGGAATCCCTTGGGTTGACGTCCGCTGCCGCATTTTTCATTTTTTGAGCAAAACCATGTCCACGACTTCCGAACCTCTGCCACCGAATCCTGATCCGGTCCTGAACGTAGCCATCACGCCCGAACTGGTCGAAAAACACGGCCTCACGCCCAAGGAGTACGAGCTGATCAAGGAAATCATCGGCCGCGAGCCGAACCTGACCGAACTGGGCATCTTTTCGGTCATGTGGTCGGAGCACTGCTCCTACAAAAACTCGCGCCCCTTGCTGAAGACCTTCCCCACGCAGAAGGCCGACGCCGACTCGCCCAATCAGGTGCTGATCAAGGCCGGGGAAGAAAACGCCGGGGTCATCGACATCGGCGACGGCTGGGCCATTTGCTTCAAGATCGAGTCGCACAACCACCCCAGCGCGGTCGAGCCCTTCGAGGGTGCCGCCACCGGTGTGGGCGGCATTATCCGCGACATCTTCACCATGGGCGCCCGCCCGGTCCTGCTGACCAATTCCCTGCGCTTCGGCGACCTCTCGTCCGCCCAGTCCAAGCGGCTCTTCCGCGGCGTCGTGCACGGCATCTCGCACTACGGCAACTGCATCGGCATCCCCAATGTCGGGGGCGACGTGTACTTCGACGAGTGCTACGAGGGCAATCCGCTCGTCAACGCACTGTGCCTGGGCGTCCT contains the following coding sequences:
- the galE gene encoding UDP-glucose 4-epimerase GalE, which gives rise to MKVLVVGGAGYIGSHCVRQLVAAGHQPVVLDNLVFGHRAAVAGNIPFYTDNLGDKEAVRAILKKEGIELVMHFAAYAYVGESVDKPLKYYDNNLVATLRLLETMLEENVKKFVFSSTCATYGVPAGLPIVETMPQAPINPYGQTKLDVENALKALAHAHGLSFAAFRYFNAAGAATDGSIGEDHNPETHLIPLIIDAALGKRESIKIFGTDYDTPDGTCLRDYVHVDDLSRAHIAVFDKLGHPGTGLFYNLGTGTPYSVREVIDAVEKVSGKKVKVVEDVRRPGDPPALYADSSKAKTELGWKVEFDSVEKIVETAWNWHSTHPNGFADR
- a CDS encoding DegT/DnrJ/EryC1/StrS family aminotransferase; amino-acid sequence: MSQPFVPPLDLQSLLSPHREAIAAAVAEVIDSCHYVLGPKVEAFEEAFAAYSESAHCIGVNSGTSALHLATRLLDIGPGDEVITTPYTFASSAWCASYQGATPVFVDIDPATFCIDPAAVEAAVTPRTKAIVAVHLYGHPCEMDALKAICQKHDLALIEDAAQAHGARYKGKRVGAIGDMGCFSFYPTKNLPCAGEGGALTTDCDKLAARGRSLRNHGSTVRYFHEEVGYNYRMEAIQGAVLGVLLPNLEGWTEARRRLAHRYHELLDGLPLQLPREAEGCESVYHLYTVLAPERDKLIATLKEQGVGTSNHYPRAMHLQPCYADLGYKEGSLPAAERAAREAVNLPMFPTMTLEQQDTVCAALRAYFG
- a CDS encoding HNH endonuclease; this translates as MNDTLSRRVLVLNRLWQAVNIVGVKRALSLLMQEHAQVIDTSDGNFNILDAEQWIDYSLANPPAHDADAIHTVRLRLRLPGVMLLRQYDKVPTKEVKFNRQNVFERDGHVCQYCGGHFHERELNLDHIIPRDMGGRTTWENIVTSCIRCNTRKANRLPHQAGMHLNRKPDRPRYRPFVQTIPADEREDGWEYFLK
- a CDS encoding amidophosphoribosyltransferase, giving the protein MSELIKHECGIAIVRLLKPLSYYQEKYGSVLWGFNKLFLLMEKQHNRGQDGAGIGAVKLGMPPGEAYMFRERDNSRNPISKVISKQLKLYNDLLERNIIVPEFPWTVKEHWPFGAEVLIGHLRYGTSGGYDKAVCQPYFRKSPWPTRNLMLAGNFNMTNVDQLNERLIGRGAHPIFDTDTQTVLEEIGYHLDEEHTRLYHELRDRNVPNDEIAGTISQKLEPADILAEASRDWDGGYAFGGLIGNGDAFLLRDPHGIRPAYFFQDDEVVAMASERVALMTIFEKTADEVNEVRPGHAVVVKNTGEFYEKQVMVPLERRSCSFERIYFSRGNDPEIYAERKALGGALADQVIEAVHGDISHSVFSFVPNTAEIAYYGLVDEMRRRCRQHYVDDILQAQEEGRLDRDAIERILADKWLRMEKIAHKDIKLRTFISQEKNRVQMASHVYDITYGVVEPEDYLVVVDDSIVRGTTLKRSIIRILSKTNPKKIIIASTAPQIRYPDCYGIDMSELGKFIAFQAAVELNRESGNEAILQEIYAECVSELEKPAEEVRNCVKRLYEPFTDEQISAKIAQLVTPKKNGWKGEVQVLYQTIDNLHASCPLNSGDWYFTGDYPTPGGMAVVNRAYIYYYEKKEGRSY
- the purQ gene encoding phosphoribosylformylglycinamidine synthase subunit PurQ, giving the protein MRVAILQFPGSNCDTDALHAMRDVLEVDAQLVWHKEDSLSGYDAVVLPGGFSYGDYLRCGAIARFSPVMAALKDFAEAGGPVIGICNGFQILCEAGLLPGALVRNTGLEFRCLTSELVVEASNEYFNPEKLGSRIHIPIAHGEGNYRIDAEGLEKLEANKQVLFRYAENPNGSLNDIAGIRSERGNVIGMMPHPERAVEAFMPSCDGVPVLRAFLELAAVAP